GGGCGTTACTCACTGTCTTTGACCGTTGCTCAGAAGGCGAGAAACTGGATAGCTTGCGCGATTTGGCTCCCTACCGTAGCCTGGCTGCCCCAGAACGTCTGCGCCAACTAATTGAGTTGCGGGCCTTCTTATCAGATTGGGCGGTAGCCTGTTGCTTTCACCTAGCTCGAGACCAACGCTGGACTGTACCCGTGAAGTCTACGCTAGCCTGTTTACGCCATCCCACAGGCTATGTGCGCGAAGCTGTACTGAGCTATCTAGCCATGGCCAGTCCACGCACCCTGCAAGCCCTCCTGCCACGCCTCTATCCAGATCCAGATCAGATTGTCAATGCCCAAGTTCAAAGTTTAATGAATTCCCCTCACCTGGCTGCGCCCAACAACGGCCAGACCGGAGAAGCCCCTCATGTTAACCAGCGTTGATCGCCTACTCTTCGTCCGCCAAGTGCCTGTTTTTCAGGAATTACGCGATGACTTTCTGGTTCGACTAGCCTCGATCATGGACGAAGTCACCTATCCACCCCAGCACACGATTTTTACTGAGGGCCAGGAAGGCCAAGCACTATTTATCGTAGTTCAGGGCCAAGTTCGGGTACATCTGCGGCAACAGGAGCTAGCCCAACTTGCTCAGGGAGCCTGCTTTGGCGAGATGTCCCTGTTTGACTCCGAACCCCGCTCAGCCTCAGTCACCACGCTGGAATCCTGCACTTGCCTAGTGTTGACGCAGCAACAGCTCTACGAGGCCATTGACGAAACACCAGGCATTGCAGTCAACATTATTCGCTTGCTCTCACGCCGCATTCGTGACCTCAACCAGAAGCTAAACCCTGTACTACAGGGCCAAGTCACACAGGATGTTGGCACGGAAGTGGCTGCCCGCTAGTGCCTACAGACTTCGGTTCTAAGTCTGATTTTATGAAGGCAATTCAGCGAATAGGAACTAACACTGCGGCACCCGCACCACCGCCAGTCTGTCCCCGCAACAGCAGGTCTTGCTTCGAGTCCCCACCCACCGGAATCTGTACACAGGTTCCACCACTGTTGGCTTGAGTACCTGCGGGAGGTATGGGATTCGTTGTTGTTGATTGAGCGACGTCAGGAGGCGCTACTGCGCATTCACTAGCACTTTGGTCGCGAATGGTAAATTCGCCTCGTCTAAGATTACGAGGGCTCGCCAAGTCGGAGACGTTTTGGCTCCTAGATTGGGTGCCTAAATCAGCAGCTGACTGTGCGAATGCAGGTGTCGCCAACAAGCCGCCGAGCACAAAGGCCCAGAAGAGAGTCTTAGGCATAGCTTCACCAAACTAACAACAGGAGATGAGGTTGAAACCATTCAAGCAAATCTGTCAAGACTTGCATCGCTCCAGGGATACGTTTATGTCTTGAGAACCCAATATTGCCTGGGTCTAAGGTCGTCGGACCCATTTAAATCTAGAGCTTGAACCTAGAGCTTAAATCTGGAGCTGAGTTTGAAGCTAAGTTTTATGACGCTCGCGAGCAGCACTAGCCTTTGATGAACCGGCTCAAGCGCTGAACCAGACCATCAAGCCCGCCGCCACCGACCTCCCGTTCAGCCTCAGTCTCGATCGCTTTCACCATGTCGGCTGGCAGTCCCAATAACCGAACCAGGCGCTGATAGGCAACTTCCTCATCGGGGTTAACCTTCGGCTCGTCTGGGGTGCGGGCGCTGGCTCGAATTACCTCGTAGCCTAACTTCAGCACAATTTGACGGTCTTCTAGGTTAGGGATCAGAGGAATCAGCTCATCTAGCGGAATGTTCTGATCTAGATAATCCTGAAGCTCTTGCTTCAACTTAGCCTGCTGCGTTTCAGAAGTCGCGAACAATTTTGCGAAGCGGTCGATCAGCAAACGCACTTCATCTGGCTCTAGCTGTCCATCAGACCAGGCCATTGCGGTTACAGCCCGCAGTAAATTCATCTGGCGAGGCGTGATCGGTGGCGGTGGCGGTGGTTGAATGCTCATAATTGCCAACTGAGTAGAGAATCACCATCGGCTTTACCCATACCATAAGTCGCCCAGGGCCACGACAGATGCATAGGTTTGCTACAGCTTTCTCAGGTTTCTGCGCTGTTCACTCTTGGTTTTGAGCTTGATTCTGAGTTTTGTCTTAAGTTGCTCTAACCAGCTTTCGCTTAAGTTTTTGCCGGGCTCCACTCAGTTTGGTCCGGCTCTGTCCTGCGGTGGAAAGCAGCGGAGGCGACAGCGTTTTAGGGTTGAGATAACGCATGATGTCCGATGTGAACAACACCTCTGCTCAGACCGAATCCCTTATTCGCCCCATTGCTGCCTCTGCCCTGGCTGGCTTCGCCTTCGTTGGCGACAGTGTTGTGGCGCTCGACCGCTATTCTGGCTCCCTAATCTCGATTGAGCCCGCCACAGGAGCAACCACAGTTCTCAACCCCTACCCGCAACAACGGCTATCGGGTGCAAGGGGACTGGCTTACAGTGGCGGTCTGGTCTGGATTAGTCAAGAGCGCACTGTTTATCAAAGCAGCCTCACTAAAAAAGGGCGGCTGGGCCCCCTAGAACCTCTGCTCAGCTTGCCCGAGCCTGTAGAGGGTGTTGCTGTCGATGGTGACCGCATCTATCTAACCTGTCGCTACAGCAGTCGCATTCTGATTTTTGACCGAGCCCTAGGCAAACAGGTCGGCGAGTTTTATGCCCCTGGTGTTGGCGAAGAAAATCTCTACGTCCACAACCACAGCCTCTATGGTCCTGCCCTTTGGGTCTGTGACAGCCTAGAGCAAACGGTGTACTGCCTGGATCTGCAGACAGGCGACCTCCGCTTCAACCTACTAACGCCCTTTGAGCAACCTTCTGGCCTGGCGTTCCTGGGGGATGAGCTTTACGTCGCATATGCAGGCGATGAGCGCTACATTCGCGAGAGCCCTAACGATGAAGATCCGTTTCAGGTGGCAGTCCGAGATCAGACTTTTATTCACTCACTCTCCTTCAAGCACTTTGTTGAAGAGCGCTATACCTTATCTGGTGGCTATCGAGTTGAGCTGACCTACCTCGAAGAAATAGATCCTTTAGAGCCAGTCACTCTGGAGGATCTAACCTGGAAAATTGCCCTGCCCGACAATACCCACCGGCAGAAGGTTTGTCAGGTTGAGCCCGTGGGTATGCCTTTCACTGAGGAAGTACACGGCACCCAACGCATGGCTGTGTTCCACTTTGATCGCCTAGAACCAGGTGAGGTGCGGCTATTCGGCTGGCGAGCGGTATTAGAGGTGCGAGGCATTAAGTACAACCTCAGATTCGAAGATGTTGAGGATGCGGGTGAGTTGCCGGCCGAACTGCGAGAGCAATATCTGGTCGATGACGATGACCTAGCAATGGACACCGAAAGTGTTCGCCAAGCTGCAGTGGAAGCCATTGGCAGCGAAACCAACCTACTACGGCAGATGCTAGGCATCCGCAATTACGTATACGACCATCTCAGCTATCGAGTCACGCCCTACATTGACGCACCCGATTCGGTTTTAGAGCGGGGCAGCGGCTCTTGCGGTGAGTATGTCGGTGTTCTGCTGGCTCTGGCCCGACTGAACGGCATCGCCTGTCGTACCGTAGGCCGCTATAAGTGTCCACCCCATCCTGATTTGCGCGGCGTGCCCCTGATCCCGGAGTACAACCACGTCTGGATCGAGTTCTATATTCCTGATTTCGGCTGGGTACCAATGGAGTCTAACCCGGACGACACTGGCGATAGTCCTTATCCCCGTCGCTTCTTTATGGGTCTACCCTGGCTCCATGTCGAAATTGGGCGGGGCATTTCTTTCGAGACGATTAGTGCACGTGATTATTCGATTGGCGAACTTGCCATCAACCACGTTCGTTTCCGCGTGCTGGACGAGCTGTAGTAGTTACGACAACTCAGATGAGACCTTCACCTGATTCTTACAGAATCAGGTTTTTTGTTAGCAACCTGCTGTCTAGCGCAGCCTAGCTTTGGCCAAATAGATAACAATCATCTCTAGATCTAGCTAATAATCTGTAGCCGCTACCTGGAATAACATGGCGGCTGTCCCTCAAACTTGACTTGCCTCTGCTTAGCAGAGCCCGAGCCACTGCTTAGCCTTAACCTTTTTTCTAGTAGTTCTCTGAAATACCTATAACGTCTGCCGCAACGTTTTCTCGTCTGACTGAATAGGGGATTGCCTAAAACGCAGGCTTTGATGGGAGCATGAATTTTGGAAGCTTCAAGCACTCAAGGCCTTTGTGCCTCCGCGACAGCAAAATCGAGCCTAAATTCACACTGAATCCGAATCTAAAGCTAATTGCTTCCGATAAAGTTCAAGCGCCTTGCCAAAGCAGTATGGGCTTGAATTTTTCCGTGAGCCTAAGAACGCAAACTCCTTTTTCTCTAGAAGTCATGACTAACGGCACTATAATCACCCTGACTAGATACTGCTAAGGATGGATGATTAATTACTAAGCTTCGTCATAAGGTCCTGATGTCGTTAGTGCCAGAAAGAGTGTTGAAATGAGGAGTATAAGCCCTCTAGCATATGTAGGCCTGCTTGGATTAGGAGTTTTAGGGAGTGGAGTACCTGCACTGGCAGAACAGGCACCTTTAGCAAATGTGCAAGCAGTAAGCTCTACTGCTGAAGCAGGCGCTTTATCGACAATGTCCTCAGCTTCAACCTCTGCCCATGACTTGCAGAGATCAGCGGAGCCCGCACATACCAGCTTTACAACTTCTCAAGTTGAGGAAGAAGTTCAGCTTGCTCAGACTCCAACTACCTCACCGGATCCGGCATTTAGTCAGCCCACTACGCCTGCTCCGGTTGAGCCAGCTCCAACCGACCAAAGCCCTACCCTACAAACCCCGATCGAGCAGACGCCTGCCCCTGCCGAGCAAGCCCCTCTGGAGCAGACACCTGCGCCCAGCTCAACAGGACAAACTCTTGATATCCGACGGGCACCTACCAGCCCTAACTACATTGGCGTTGGTGGTAGTCTCGGTCTAATCGAAGACGCCTATGGAGACTTCGGTGCCTTCTCCGCAATCAGCAAGTTTCGCATCACGTCCATCTTTAGAGGTGCGGATGTCTCAGTGCGCCCCTCGATCATAGTCGGCAGCGATGTCACCATCCTTGCGCCTTTCACCATAGATCTAGTGGGCATCAGCCCCGACCTACCTGCCACCGTCATTCCCTATGTTGGTCCTGGTGTAACCTTCACGACTGACGACGACGCCTTTTACTTCACACTGACCGGCGGCTTAGACTTTCCCATCGGCCAGTTCACTGCCAACGCAGCCCTCAACATCGGCTTCCTAGACGATGTTGCCTTGGGCTTCCAGTTGGGCATTGGCTACAATTTCTAGTCCCATCTCTGGCCTTAGTTAGACAGCCTTAATTGGGCCACAGCTAGGTTAAGGGCCTCACAGGGGGCATAACTTAACTAGATCTACTAGTCGTTCAGGTCCTGCTCGGCGGTTTCGAGCACTTGCAGAACTCGCTCTCGCAGGACCTGAGCTGCTCCTGCGTCTCCTTGTTCTTCTAACTGGTCAATTGCCTTTCCCAACCAGATCTTGCGCTCTTGGATCGTGCCCTTATGTCGCACTACCAACCGCAACCAGTGATTGACCAAATCCTCCAAGTAGGCCTGACGGCCGCGCAGTTGCTCTAGACGCATAGTTGTTGAATCCACCCTGTTATCCCAGCCCGTACCTCTAATCATAAGAAAATAATCCTCCGCCCCGAAGGTTGCTCTTCAGGGCGGAGGATTATTTAGGAGTCAGATACAGTAGTACCGTATCTTAAGAACGAATCTTAATCTTAGGAACGACGGCTCACTCTCGGCACAGGGCGAGACGAACGCGGACGTCCACCTTCGCTGCCACCATTGGAGCGTTGCTCTGGCTCTAGTTCATCAGCTAAAGCCATGTCTCCCGGCTTGCGATTGCCATCGTAGGCCAACTGTAATGCAGCTGCCGCAATTGCCTGGACATCGTAACCATCGCCACCCAACTGGGCCACGAGGGGCAAGAAAGAAGCTAGCCGTTCTCCAGATAGAGCCTCCTGGATACGGGTCTTGAATTTCTCCAAGTTCTTGGCTTCTACTTCTGCACGCGTCGGCAGTGATAGCACCTCTAGGGTCTGGCCAACGTGACGCTCAATCGCCCGCAGCTTGTAACGCTCAAAAGAGGTGACCAAGGTGATGGCACGCCCTTCACGCCCAGCTCGGCCTGTACGACCGATGCGGTGAACATAACTCTCAAGGCTATCTGGCAAGTCGTAGTTAACGACGTGGGTCAGCGTATCGATATCAAGCCCGCGAGCTGCAATGTCTGTTGCCACAATCCAGCGGACCTGTGAGGAACGGAACCTGCTAAGCAGCCGCTCACGCTGGCTCTGGCTCAAGTTGCCGTGATACTCATCTACGCTGTGCCCAGCGGCCTGAAGCGTGCTCGTGAGTTCAGCTGCCGCTTGGCGTGTGCGCACAAAGATAATCGCAGCTTCTGGATCTTCTACCTCCAGAATTGGCAGCAGCGCCCTAGACTTGGGCACGTTGCGGGGCAGTTGATAGGCTACCTGAGTAATGCGGACAGGGGCATCTTTAGGAGTCTGCACCCTTACATTCACCGGCTCTTTCAAGTAGCGGCGAATGAGTTGCTGCATACCATTGTTGAGCGTGGCCGAGAAGAAGGCCGTTTGGCGGGCATCTGGCACCTGAGACAAGATCCGCTCAACATCTGGCAAGAAGCCCATATTGAGCATCTCGTCAGCTTCGTCCAGCACCAGCATGCGGACACCGTTCAAGCGCAGGCTACCACGCTCTAGCAAGTCAAGAACCCGGCCGGGTGTCCCGACAACTACCTGAACCCCGCGCTCTAGACGCTGGAGCTGGCGTTCAATCGACTGCCCCCCGTAAACCGGCAGAACCCGCACACGAGATTCTGTGCGAAAGCTATGTAAAGCTTGGGCAACCTGAATCGCTAATTCGCGAGTCGGTGTCAAAATTAAAGCTTGGACATCTGGGTTATTTTGCTCCAGACGGTGCAACAAAGGCAGTCCAAATGCGGCAGTTTTACCAGTACCGGTTTGAGCCTGGCCAACGACATCACGCCCCTCCAGTAGAACTGGGATGGCTTGAACTTGGATAGGGGTCGGGTCGGTAAAACCTAGGTCACCCAATACACGCAGCTGCGCTTCTGAGAGTCCTAAAGTTTGAAAAGAAAGGGTCACGAATACTCCTGTTTCAGGATGGAAATGAACATCTGCCCCTTGACACCAACCGCGTACCCCGCACAGTCTGACACGGGCTCCAAACACCTGTGAGGAAACTTCTAGAAAGAAGCAGGACACGCCGGCATGTTCCCTTCAGCCAGGTCTTTGAGCTGCCGGGCCAAGAGGGGCGTTCGTCACTTGTTTACATAGCTTAAATTATAGCGAAAATCCGGCAAGTGTAACGAACTAGTGGAGTTTAGGCAGCAAATTCCCAAGATTTGGGTCTCCTTATCTTCACGATTCGTGACAAAGAGGCCAAAACCGGGAGAAACCGGCAAGATGTCCTAGATATCCTAGCGGGCCGCTAAGACTGCGCTCGTACTTGCCTTCAAGCTTGCCCTAGCAAGCTGTTCGCCTCAACAGTTGTCGGAAGTTGTCTGAATGTTGGTAGATCAGCGATAGATTACCAGTCAGGTTGCCCACACTGGACCCAGCTCAGCTAACAAGCGATGGGGAGCAGCAATCAAGAAGCACAGACTAGTCGATGGAAATCGACTGCGGGCCGCTACTCTTGCCGTTCTGTTCACCAGGAGGAGCAGTGAAGCCGGGTTGATCAGACTGTTGATCTAGCCAGGTTCTCACCGGGTCTTCCGTTAAGCTCAGACGCAGCAAACCAGAAACCAACCCGCCCAGGAAGGCAGCTGGCTGCTCGACCAACTCTTTAAAAATCGGCCCTAGCTCATCCATGATGGATCTACTCACTCCATTAGGTTTTCTTGAGTCGATCCTAGCGCGTTCATCTGCCGACTGAGGATAGTCCCAGGCCCCCCATGCTGGAACCTAGTCTAGAAACCATTAAAAATGCCTACGACCAAGGCGATTACAACCAGGCGATGGCAAACCTGCAAGCCCTATTGCAAGAGCAGCCAGAGGCCAAAGATCGTCCGCCAGTGCAGCTCTATCTGGGTCTGCTTTACGCTCAGCAGGGTCAACGCCAAGAAGCTGAGGCAGTACTACGGCGGCTCCTGCAATACAGCCACAATCGCCAAGTGCTCCACCTGGCTCGGCAAGCTTTAAGCACGCTTCTCAAGGATGGGCCTGCGCCTGCAAGCTCTACTCAAGTCTCACCAGCCCAGGCCTCACTAACCCAGACCCCACCAGCTCAAGCCTCGACCCAGGAGAGCAGTTCACCAGCCGAGCCAGCATCGGTCCAGTCTGGTTTACCAGAGTCTTGGGAGCCAGCAGAACTAGTATTCCTGGTTTGGTCCCCAGCTGAAACGCTAGAGCGCCCTGAGCAGCAGCGTTGCGCAGTCACCTTAGCCCAACATCTGCCCAGTACAGATGCATACACGCTTCAACTACATATGC
The Leptolyngbya sp. FACHB-261 DNA segment above includes these coding regions:
- a CDS encoding Crp/Fnr family transcriptional regulator, whose protein sequence is MLTSVDRLLFVRQVPVFQELRDDFLVRLASIMDEVTYPPQHTIFTEGQEGQALFIVVQGQVRVHLRQQELAQLAQGACFGEMSLFDSEPRSASVTTLESCTCLVLTQQQLYEAIDETPGIAVNIIRLLSRRIRDLNQKLNPVLQGQVTQDVGTEVAAR
- a CDS encoding TerB family tellurite resistance protein encodes the protein MSIQPPPPPPITPRQMNLLRAVTAMAWSDGQLEPDEVRLLIDRFAKLFATSETQQAKLKQELQDYLDQNIPLDELIPLIPNLEDRQIVLKLGYEVIRASARTPDEPKVNPDEEVAYQRLVRLLGLPADMVKAIETEAEREVGGGGLDGLVQRLSRFIKG
- a CDS encoding transglutaminase domain-containing protein — encoded protein: MMSDVNNTSAQTESLIRPIAASALAGFAFVGDSVVALDRYSGSLISIEPATGATTVLNPYPQQRLSGARGLAYSGGLVWISQERTVYQSSLTKKGRLGPLEPLLSLPEPVEGVAVDGDRIYLTCRYSSRILIFDRALGKQVGEFYAPGVGEENLYVHNHSLYGPALWVCDSLEQTVYCLDLQTGDLRFNLLTPFEQPSGLAFLGDELYVAYAGDERYIRESPNDEDPFQVAVRDQTFIHSLSFKHFVEERYTLSGGYRVELTYLEEIDPLEPVTLEDLTWKIALPDNTHRQKVCQVEPVGMPFTEEVHGTQRMAVFHFDRLEPGEVRLFGWRAVLEVRGIKYNLRFEDVEDAGELPAELREQYLVDDDDLAMDTESVRQAAVEAIGSETNLLRQMLGIRNYVYDHLSYRVTPYIDAPDSVLERGSGSCGEYVGVLLALARLNGIACRTVGRYKCPPHPDLRGVPLIPEYNHVWIEFYIPDFGWVPMESNPDDTGDSPYPRRFFMGLPWLHVEIGRGISFETISARDYSIGELAINHVRFRVLDEL
- a CDS encoding DEAD/DEAH box helicase; this translates as MTLSFQTLGLSEAQLRVLGDLGFTDPTPIQVQAIPVLLEGRDVVGQAQTGTGKTAAFGLPLLHRLEQNNPDVQALILTPTRELAIQVAQALHSFRTESRVRVLPVYGGQSIERQLQRLERGVQVVVGTPGRVLDLLERGSLRLNGVRMLVLDEADEMLNMGFLPDVERILSQVPDARQTAFFSATLNNGMQQLIRRYLKEPVNVRVQTPKDAPVRITQVAYQLPRNVPKSRALLPILEVEDPEAAIIFVRTRQAAAELTSTLQAAGHSVDEYHGNLSQSQRERLLSRFRSSQVRWIVATDIAARGLDIDTLTHVVNYDLPDSLESYVHRIGRTGRAGREGRAITLVTSFERYKLRAIERHVGQTLEVLSLPTRAEVEAKNLEKFKTRIQEALSGERLASFLPLVAQLGGDGYDVQAIAAAALQLAYDGNRKPGDMALADELEPEQRSNGGSEGGRPRSSRPVPRVSRRS